One Ciconia boyciana chromosome 20, ASM3463844v1, whole genome shotgun sequence DNA window includes the following coding sequences:
- the DDX6 gene encoding probable ATP-dependent RNA helicase DDX6, whose translation MSTARTENPVIMGLSSQNGQLRGPVKPSGGPGGGGTQTQQQMNQLKNANTINNGTQQQAQSMTTAIKPGDDWKKTLKLPPKDLRIKTSDVTSTKGNEFEDYCLKRELLMGIFEMGWEKPSPIQEESIPIALSGRDILARAKNGTGKSGAYLIPLLERLDLKKDNIQAMVIVPTRELALQVSQICIQVSKHMGGAKVMATTGGTNLRDDIMRLDDTVHVVIATPGRILDLIKKGVAKVEHVQMIVLDEANKLLSQDFVQIMEDIILTLPKNRQILLYSATFPLSVQKFMNSHLQKPYEINLMEELTLKGVTQYYAYVTERQKVHCLNTLFSRLQINQSIIFCNSSQRVELLAKKISQLGYSCFYIHAKMRQEHRNRVFHDFRNGLCRNLVCTDLFTRGIDIQAVNVVINFDFPKLAETYLHRIGRSGRFGHLGLAINLITYDDRFNLKSIEEQLGTEIKPIPSNIDKSLYVAEYHSEPVEDEKQ comes from the exons ATGAGCACGGCCAGAACAGAGAACCCTGTTATAATGGGTCTATCCAGTCAGAATGGGCAGTTGAGAGGCCCTGTAAAACCCAGCGGGGGCCCAGGAGGTGGAGGCACACAAACTCAGCAACAGATGAACCAGCTGAAAAATGCCAACACAATCAATAACGGCACTCAACAGCAAGCACAGAGTATGACCACCGCTATCAA ACCTGGTGACGACTGGAAGAAGACTTTAAAACTCCCTCCAAAGGATTTGAGAATCAAAACTTCG GACGTGACCTCCACAAAAGGAAACGAGTTTGAAGATTACTGTTTGAAACGGGAGTTGCTGATGGGAATTTTTGAAATGGGCTGGGAAAAACCATCTCCTATTCAG GAGGAGAGCATCCCCATTGCTTTATCTGGTAGGGATATCTTGGCTAGAGCGAAAAATGGAACAGGCAAGAGTGGAGCCTACCTCATTCCTTTACTTGAACGGCTAGACTTAAAGAAGGACAATATACAAG CAATGGTGATCGTTCCCACCCGTGAACTAGCCCTGCAGGTCAGTCAAATCTGTATCCAAGTCAGCAAACACATGGGAGGTGCCAAAGTGATGGCAACAACAGGAGGAACCAATTTGCGAGATGACATAATGAGGCTTGACGATACAG TGCATGTGGTGATAGCTACCCCTGGGAGAATTCTCGATCTCATCAAGAAAGGAGTAGCAAAAGTTGAGCATGTCCAGATGATAGTATTGGATGAGGCAA ATAAGTTGCTGTCTCAAGACTTTGTTCAAATAATGGAAGACATTATTCTCACGCTACCTAAAAACAGACAGATTTTGCTCTACTCAGCCACTTTCCCTTTGAGTGTACAGAAGTTCATG AATTCCCATTTGCAGAAACCCTATGAGATTAATCTGATGGAGGAGCTGACCTTGAAGGGAGTTACCCAGTACTATGCCTATGTCACTGAGCGTCAGAAAGTGCACTGCCTCAATACGCTGTTTTCCAGG CTCCAGATTAACCAGTCGAtcattttctgcaactcctctCAACGGGTTGAATTGCTAGCCAAAAAGATCTCCCAGCTGGGCTATTCCTGCTTCTACATCCATGCTAAAATGAGGCAG gagcaCCGCAATCGTGTGTTCCACGATTTCCGAAATGGCTTATGCCGCAATCTTGTTTGCACTG ATCTGTTTACCCGAGGTATTGATATCCAAGCTGTGAATGTGGTGATAAACTTTGATTTCCCAAAGCTGGCAGAGACTTATCTCCATCGTATTGGCAGATCAG GTCGCTTTGGTCATCTTGGCCTGGCCATCAACTTGATCACCTATGATGATCGATTCAACCTGAAAAGTATTGAGGAGCAGTTGGGAACTGAAATTAAACCCATACCAAGTAACATTGACAAGAGCCTGTATGTGGCAGAATACCACAGTGAACCTGTAGAAGATGAGAAACAGTAA